From Salvelinus fontinalis isolate EN_2023a chromosome 37, ASM2944872v1, whole genome shotgun sequence, the proteins below share one genomic window:
- the LOC129836176 gene encoding homeobox protein OTX1 B-like, translating into MGLARKLTLKTDAVPSLTLPTRICETVQNDPREVAVTGALSRSTNRRKRTSFTKENVALLRVTFETDPYPGISLRESLSQNTGIPESRIQVWFQNRRARTMKYKGAKAAWQFDSGFHSPGGFTPVQDTVSQHHTMGTGAGATQPGLAPLSTSPYLPPAYPIQLKEELDDLFYGCCPPAYTGVEETGHYNSLFEPKQARVLGYSASPPLNSPRHQMIPGTWPQAGDQMSPVQSMWSPFPLEVRKCSAGSSQAFLYHSSAEQQPLYSNPQEAYGGPISQTQAPATPDSGCWEVGQEITPTMEGQGSQLYGSWSTDMSTPEYPELPVLSLQDILSELNEECWEENGLNSYPNEDDLVNC; encoded by the exons ATGGGTCTTGCCAGGAAGCTAACCCTGAAGACGGATGCAGTACCATCATTGACACTTCCCACTAGAATATGTGAAACAGTGCAAA ATGACCCTAGAGAGGTTGCAGTCACCGGAGCCTTGTCCCGGAGCACCAACCGCAGAAAGAGGACCAGCTTCACCAAAGAAAATGTGGCACTTCTCCGGGTCACATTTGAGACAGACCCTTACCCTGGCATCAGCCTGAGAGAGAGCCTGTCTCAGAACACAGGCATACCTGAATCCCGCATCCAG gtgtggttCCAGAACAGGAGGGCTCGGACTATGAAGTATAAGGGAGCTAAGGCGGCGTGGCAGTTCGACTCTGGCTTCCACTCCCCTGGTGGGTTCACCCCTGTCCAGGACACAGTTTCCCAGCACCACACCATGGGGACAGGGGCAGGGGCTACCCAGCCTGGCCTGGCCCCTCTGTCCACCTCCCCCTACCTGCCCCCTGCCTACCCCATCCAGTTGAAGGAGGAGTTAGATGACTTGTTCTATGGATGCTGCCCTCCAGCCTACACTGGAGTGGAGGAGACTGGCCACTACAACTCCCTGTTCGAACCGAAGCAAGCCAGGGTGCTGGGATACAGCGCCAGCCCACCACTGAATAGCCCCAGGCACCAGATGATTCCAGGAACCTGGCCCCAGGCGGGTGATCAGATGTCCCCAGTGCAGTCCATGTGGAGCCCCTTTCCTCTGGAGGTAAGGAAATGCAGCGCAGGCTCCAGCCAGGCCTTCCTTTACCATAGCTCAGCTGAGCAGCAGCCCCTCTACAGCAACCCCCAGGAAGCCTATGGAGGCCCCATTTCCCAGACCCAGGCCCCAGCCACCCCGGATTCCGGCTGCTGGGAGGTTGGACAAGAAATCACCCCTACGATGGAAGGCCAAGGTTCCCAGTTGTATGGCTCCTGGAGCACGGATATGTCTACCCCAGAATACCCAGAGCTCCCTGTCCTGTCCCTGCAGGATATCCTGAGTGAGCTGAATGAAGAGTGCTGGGAGGAAAATGGCCTGAACAGCTACCCAAATGAGGATGATCTGGTTAACTGTTGA